The following are encoded in a window of Prevotella melaninogenica genomic DNA:
- a CDS encoding TrkH family potassium uptake protein, producing MLNLKLISKILGSLLWIEGVLMLSCLFVSLFYNGSDIIPFVWSILITVGAGFIFRLLGRHADNLLGRRDAYFVVTISWILFTIFGTLPFMISGGIGSFTDAFFEAMSGFTTTGATIIDYPEHLPKGLLFWRSLTQWIGGLGIVFFTIAILPSMVGGSVKVFAAEATGPIKSKLHPRLSTSAKWIWVVYLVLTTACILSYKVCGMGWFDAFNYSMTSTATGGFSTESGSITTFHSPAEEYVCALFCFLSGVNFTLLYASAAGLDIKKLIKNSEFRFYTIMVLSFAVFVAFELVYRNHYDIEHAFRSALFQVVSFITTTGLFSDDAAKWPHVTWVVLAACMFFGGCSGSTSGGIKSIRGVMLLKVVRNEFRQILHPNAVLPMKVDGVNIPQSKRVTLLGFIGLYLILTLFCAFTMIAVGIDNTNAITITLSSLGNVGPTLGMEIGPTMSWAQLPDLAKWICSFLMLVGRLELFTVLVLFSPAFWKEN from the coding sequence ATGCTTAATCTGAAACTTATTTCCAAGATTCTTGGCTCCTTGTTATGGATAGAAGGCGTACTGATGCTCAGCTGTCTATTCGTGTCTTTGTTTTATAATGGCAGTGACATTATACCATTCGTGTGGAGTATTCTCATAACAGTAGGTGCTGGTTTTATCTTCAGACTGTTAGGTCGTCATGCTGACAACCTTTTAGGACGTCGTGATGCTTATTTTGTTGTAACGATATCTTGGATTCTTTTTACGATATTCGGTACACTCCCCTTTATGATTAGCGGAGGTATTGGGAGTTTCACTGATGCATTCTTTGAGGCTATGTCAGGCTTCACTACAACTGGTGCAACGATTATAGACTATCCTGAACATCTACCAAAAGGACTCCTTTTCTGGCGTTCATTGACACAATGGATTGGTGGATTGGGAATAGTATTCTTTACTATAGCCATTCTGCCTTCTATGGTGGGTGGTTCGGTAAAGGTCTTTGCGGCTGAAGCGACTGGTCCTATCAAGAGTAAGCTACATCCGCGACTAAGCACAAGTGCTAAGTGGATATGGGTAGTTTATTTGGTTCTGACTACTGCTTGCATTCTATCATATAAGGTATGTGGTATGGGATGGTTTGATGCTTTCAACTATTCAATGACCAGTACTGCGACGGGTGGATTCTCTACGGAGAGCGGTTCTATCACAACCTTTCACTCTCCAGCAGAGGAGTATGTCTGTGCATTATTCTGTTTCCTATCTGGTGTCAACTTCACATTGCTATATGCCTCGGCAGCAGGATTAGATATTAAGAAGCTCATAAAGAATAGTGAGTTTCGTTTCTATACCATTATGGTACTCTCGTTTGCTGTCTTTGTTGCTTTTGAACTTGTTTATCGCAATCATTATGATATAGAGCATGCCTTCCGTAGTGCGCTCTTCCAAGTTGTTTCCTTTATAACAACGACAGGACTTTTCAGCGATGATGCTGCTAAATGGCCTCATGTCACATGGGTTGTCTTGGCTGCTTGTATGTTCTTTGGCGGCTGTTCTGGTTCTACCAGTGGTGGTATCAAGAGTATTCGTGGTGTGATGTTATTAAAGGTGGTGCGCAATGAGTTCCGTCAGATACTCCACCCTAATGCTGTCTTACCAATGAAGGTTGATGGAGTGAATATACCACAGTCAAAGCGTGTAACACTTTTAGGTTTCATCGGACTTTATCTTATTTTGACACTCTTCTGTGCCTTTACGATGATCGCGGTTGGTATTGATAACACGAATGCTATCACGATTACGTTGAGTTCTTTAGGTAATGTTGGCCCTACTTTGGGTATGGAAATTGGTCCTACAATGTCTTGGGCACAGCTACCAGACTTGGCAAAGTGGATTTGTTCCTTCCTCATGCTCGTAGGTCGTTTGGAACTTTTTACGGTCTTAGTACTCTTTTCCCCAGCTTTCTGGAAGGAAAACTAA
- the dnaK gene encoding molecular chaperone DnaK, whose protein sequence is MGKIIGIDLGTTNSCVAVFEGNEPVVIANSEGKRTTPSIVGFVEGGERKVGDPAKRQAITNPEKTIYSIKRFMGETYAQCQKEAERVPFKVVNEGGYPRVQIDDRKYTPQEISAMILQKMKKTAEDYLGQEVTDAVITVPAYFSDSQRQATKEAGQIAGLNVQRIVNEPTAAALAYGVDKANKDMKIAVFDLGGGTFDISILEFGGGVFEVLSTNGDTHLGGDDFDQVIIDWLADGFKSEEGIDLRKDPMAMQRLKEAAEKAKIELSSSSSTEINLPYITAEGGVPKHLVKTLTRSQFEQLAHSLIQACLVPCQNAIRDAKLQTSDIDEVILVGGSSRIPAVQTLVKNYFGKEPSKGVNPDEVVAVGAAIQGAILNKESGVGDIVLLDVTPLTLGIETMGGVMTKLIDANSTIPCKKSEVFSTAADNQTEVTIHVLQGERPMAAQNKSIGQFNLTGIAPARRGVPQIEVTFDIDANGILNVSAKDKATGKEQSIRIEASSGLSEEEINRMKAEAEQNAENDKKEREKIDKLNQADSMIFTTENFLKDNGDKIPADQKSGIESALQQLRDAHKSADVAAIDTAINNLNTVMQAASQQMYSQAGAQAGPQPGADAGQQEQPKQDDTIQDADFEEVK, encoded by the coding sequence ATGGGAAAGATTATTGGAATTGACTTAGGAACAACAAACTCTTGTGTTGCTGTATTTGAAGGTAATGAGCCAGTGGTAATCGCTAACAGTGAAGGTAAGCGTACTACACCTTCTATCGTGGGTTTCGTTGAAGGCGGCGAGCGTAAGGTGGGTGATCCTGCTAAGCGTCAGGCTATCACAAACCCAGAGAAGACCATTTACTCTATTAAGCGTTTCATGGGTGAGACTTACGCACAGTGTCAGAAAGAGGCTGAGCGTGTTCCATTTAAGGTTGTTAATGAGGGTGGTTATCCACGAGTTCAGATTGACGACCGTAAATATACTCCACAGGAGATTTCTGCAATGATTCTGCAGAAGATGAAGAAGACAGCTGAGGACTACCTCGGTCAAGAAGTAACTGATGCAGTTATCACCGTACCTGCTTACTTCTCTGACTCACAGCGTCAGGCAACTAAGGAAGCTGGTCAGATTGCTGGACTTAACGTACAGCGCATCGTGAATGAGCCTACTGCTGCAGCACTTGCTTATGGTGTTGACAAGGCTAACAAAGATATGAAGATTGCCGTGTTCGACCTTGGTGGTGGTACATTCGATATCTCTATCCTTGAGTTCGGTGGCGGTGTATTCGAGGTTCTTTCTACGAATGGTGATACTCACCTTGGTGGTGACGACTTCGATCAGGTAATCATCGATTGGCTCGCTGACGGCTTCAAGTCTGAGGAGGGTATCGACTTGAGAAAGGACCCAATGGCAATGCAGCGTTTGAAGGAGGCTGCTGAGAAGGCTAAGATTGAATTGTCAAGCTCTTCTTCTACTGAGATTAACTTGCCTTACATCACTGCTGAAGGTGGTGTACCAAAGCACTTGGTAAAGACCTTGACCCGTTCACAGTTTGAGCAGTTGGCACACAGCCTTATTCAGGCTTGTCTTGTTCCTTGCCAGAACGCTATCCGTGATGCTAAGTTGCAGACATCAGATATCGATGAGGTTATCCTCGTAGGTGGTTCAAGCCGTATCCCTGCTGTGCAGACATTGGTAAAGAACTACTTTGGTAAGGAGCCTTCAAAGGGTGTTAACCCTGATGAGGTGGTTGCTGTTGGTGCAGCTATTCAGGGTGCTATCCTCAACAAGGAAAGTGGTGTGGGCGATATCGTATTGCTTGATGTTACTCCATTGACCCTCGGTATTGAGACAATGGGTGGTGTCATGACAAAGCTCATCGATGCAAACTCTACCATTCCTTGCAAGAAGAGCGAGGTGTTCTCTACTGCAGCTGACAACCAGACAGAGGTTACTATCCACGTTCTGCAGGGTGAGCGTCCAATGGCAGCACAGAACAAGTCAATCGGTCAGTTCAACCTGACAGGTATTGCTCCTGCTCGTCGTGGTGTACCACAGATTGAGGTAACATTCGACATCGATGCCAACGGTATCCTCAACGTATCTGCTAAGGATAAGGCAACAGGTAAGGAGCAGAGCATCCGCATCGAGGCTTCAAGCGGTTTGAGTGAGGAGGAAATCAATCGTATGAAGGCTGAGGCTGAGCAGAACGCCGAGAACGACAAGAAAGAGCGTGAGAAGATTGACAAGCTGAATCAGGCTGACTCAATGATCTTCACCACCGAGAACTTCTTGAAGGACAACGGTGATAAGATTCCAGCCGACCAGAAGTCAGGTATCGAGTCTGCTCTCCAGCAGCTCCGTGACGCTCACAAGTCAGCTGACGTTGCAGCAATCGACACAGCTATCAACAACCTCAACACCGTTATGCAGGCAGCATCACAGCAGATGTATAGCCAAGCAGGTGCACAGGCAGGTCCTCAGCCGGGCGCAGATGCTGGCCAGCAGGAGCAGCCAAAGCAGGATGATACCATCCAAGATGCTGACTTTGAGGAGGTGAAGTAA
- a CDS encoding AbiJ-NTD4 domain-containing protein produces the protein MTRFSERYGYVKPSEVLIREGMPLSIQNAICTCFDKLKIFLQRQMGDNARGVAEYKTLEKYLWVYFLNNREAYFSYHNSVATDFLEDDNALWFKKLDLVEVAIKYLFNRESQLEEYYRVKGSVAEAFTTVLNSHFERLNFAYRVVDKEIVEITSKEEIAAIEDALQDSTANIKMHLSKALELYAKRPEGDYSNSIKESISAVEAYCREKTNENTLGKALNHLETKGISLPKVLKEAFEKLYAYTNQGSTGIRHALMDQDGTYVPSRDEALFMLVSCSAFINYLSKKI, from the coding sequence ATGACACGTTTTTCTGAGCGATACGGTTATGTAAAACCATCTGAAGTCTTAATCAGGGAAGGTATGCCTCTTAGTATTCAAAATGCGATATGTACATGTTTCGATAAATTGAAAATTTTTCTCCAAAGGCAAATGGGTGATAACGCCAGAGGAGTTGCGGAATACAAAACATTAGAGAAATATTTATGGGTTTATTTTCTCAATAATCGGGAAGCTTACTTCAGTTATCATAATTCTGTGGCAACAGATTTCTTGGAAGATGATAATGCATTATGGTTTAAGAAACTCGATTTAGTAGAAGTGGCTATCAAGTATCTTTTTAACCGAGAATCGCAATTAGAGGAATATTATCGAGTCAAAGGTTCAGTGGCAGAAGCCTTTACTACTGTATTAAATTCCCACTTTGAACGTCTCAACTTCGCTTATCGTGTAGTCGATAAAGAAATAGTGGAAATAACATCGAAAGAGGAAATTGCCGCAATAGAAGATGCTTTGCAAGACTCAACCGCTAACATAAAAATGCATCTTAGTAAGGCATTAGAACTCTACGCAAAACGACCTGAAGGAGATTATTCCAACTCCATTAAAGAATCAATATCAGCCGTAGAAGCATATTGTCGAGAAAAGACCAATGAGAATACATTGGGGAAAGCACTAAACCATTTAGAAACAAAAGGTATATCACTTCCTAAGGTGTTAAAAGAGGCTTTTGAGAAGTTATATGCCTACACAAATCAAGGTAGTACAGGTATTCGTCATGCATTAATGGACCAAGATGGTACTTATGTGCCAAGTAGGGATGAAGCTTTGTTTATGCTTGTTTCATGTAGTGCCTTTATTAATTACCTAAGCAAGAAAATTTAA
- a CDS encoding DUF6155 family protein, protein MGKVQLRNKLKLLPKENVIKLMMEIYDNCKEARPYLDHYVELDSIDECDRFKQIIRKEFFPVCGFSEKPSFAACRKAISDFRKMKPDPYFLADLMLYYIKNGCEYTMTYGDMWEQYYITLEGNFKKAMEHISKYKLLPLFYARIEQMLNATDCGWGFYDTLWKTCLEHKNNYFNMT, encoded by the coding sequence ATGGGAAAAGTCCAATTAAGGAATAAGCTGAAATTATTGCCAAAAGAAAATGTTATTAAACTTATGATGGAGATTTATGACAATTGTAAAGAGGCAAGACCATATTTAGATCATTATGTTGAGCTGGATAGTATAGATGAGTGTGATCGATTTAAGCAAATTATTCGTAAAGAGTTCTTTCCAGTATGTGGGTTCTCAGAAAAGCCATCATTCGCTGCTTGCCGGAAAGCTATCTCTGATTTTAGGAAGATGAAGCCCGACCCTTACTTTCTGGCTGATCTCATGCTGTATTATATTAAGAATGGCTGTGAATACACTATGACTTATGGTGATATGTGGGAACAATATTACATAACGCTCGAGGGTAATTTTAAAAAAGCGATGGAGCATATAAGCAAGTATAAGCTCCTCCCTCTCTTTTATGCACGTATTGAACAGATGCTTAATGCTACTGACTGTGGTTGGGGATTCTATGATACACTATGGAAGACTTGTCTTGAGCACAAAAATAATTATTTTAATATGACATAA
- a CDS encoding PD-(D/E)XK nuclease family protein, producing MEIKTYKDLLCQFEQLPKQDIRPTFMDICKYPGSRFEEVCSRILQFYLNPFAGHGLHDLWLLALWRASGQGETLPFYNKVECVTEEYAGDKRIDIIVKSEEFIIAIENKTTADLYNPLDIYANHIRKNYSEKKQKILVVLSVFPLLDSKSKSWMTQNGFRPILYKDLFAEVNKELGNYMMSCDQKYFTYMLDFMKTIDNMNNANNKREFEFFMQNKESIEGLINRYNEFQEGIRSQQVEQIASLKERVEERTKVDWWVWKGWDLGVSFHDKANRIGIESSFEATEKGCCGKFHIYITTWNKAYWYPYKDNVLKSFPNYIKLDENCGNRTYLHLPIIDGDKTDEIVNALVEVYDKLKVITDKIQ from the coding sequence ATGGAGATAAAGACATATAAAGATTTATTATGTCAGTTTGAACAGTTGCCTAAACAAGACATACGCCCCACCTTCATGGATATTTGCAAATATCCTGGTAGTAGGTTTGAAGAGGTATGTAGTAGAATCTTGCAGTTTTATCTTAATCCTTTTGCAGGGCATGGATTGCATGATTTGTGGCTATTGGCATTGTGGCGTGCCTCAGGGCAAGGTGAGACGTTGCCGTTCTACAACAAAGTAGAATGTGTTACGGAAGAGTATGCAGGAGATAAGAGAATTGACATTATTGTAAAATCGGAGGAGTTTATCATTGCGATAGAAAATAAGACAACAGCTGACTTATATAATCCATTGGATATATACGCCAATCACATTCGTAAGAATTATTCAGAAAAAAAACAAAAAATATTGGTAGTCTTGTCAGTCTTTCCTCTATTAGATTCCAAAAGTAAGAGTTGGATGACTCAAAATGGTTTTCGTCCGATTCTTTATAAAGATCTGTTTGCAGAAGTCAATAAAGAATTAGGTAATTATATGATGTCCTGCGACCAGAAATATTTTACTTATATGCTTGATTTTATGAAAACAATTGATAATATGAACAACGCAAATAATAAAAGAGAATTTGAGTTTTTTATGCAGAATAAAGAAAGTATCGAGGGGCTTATTAATCGCTACAATGAATTCCAAGAAGGTATTCGCTCACAACAGGTGGAACAAATAGCTTCTCTTAAGGAGAGAGTAGAAGAAAGGACCAAGGTAGATTGGTGGGTATGGAAAGGATGGGACCTTGGTGTTTCCTTTCATGACAAAGCCAATCGTATAGGTATTGAGTCAAGTTTTGAAGCTACGGAAAAAGGATGTTGTGGAAAGTTTCATATTTATATAACGACGTGGAATAAAGCATACTGGTATCCATATAAGGATAATGTTCTTAAGTCATTTCCAAACTATATAAAATTAGATGAGAATTGTGGAAATCGAACTTATCTGCATCTTCCTATTATAGATGGTGATAAAACCGATGAGATAGTTAATGCACTTGTTGAGGTCTATGACAAATTGAAAGTAATAACAGATAAAATTCAATGA
- a CDS encoding CPBP family intramembrane glutamic endopeptidase has product MKENIVIKYRHTVLFYLLATLIPWIFWFAASYVSHHVVYSESTWVAPLLGLAGLFFPMFLTIILVFQRQELWKDFLGRFLNLSSDKWQYYLTACLLMPASILCAMAVSLLFGYSPSQFIITGHYTFTSGVFPVWFLLILAPTLEELAWHGYGTDSLRSRMSLFKTSMLFAAYWAVWHFPLAGIKGYYHANVVSEGWLYCLNFIVSIFPFVILMNWLYYKTNRNILVAIIFHITAGYFNEIFATHPDSKCIQTVLLLIVSVIIVVKERRLFFNRALE; this is encoded by the coding sequence ATGAAAGAAAACATCGTCATCAAGTATCGCCATACGGTACTTTTCTATCTCTTGGCAACCCTTATCCCATGGATATTTTGGTTTGCTGCCAGTTATGTAAGTCATCATGTAGTTTATTCGGAAAGCACATGGGTAGCGCCATTGTTGGGATTGGCAGGACTTTTCTTCCCAATGTTTCTGACCATTATTTTGGTTTTTCAGCGTCAGGAACTGTGGAAAGACTTTCTTGGAAGATTCCTAAACTTGTCTTCCGATAAGTGGCAATATTATCTCACAGCCTGCCTACTGATGCCAGCAAGTATCTTGTGTGCTATGGCAGTTTCTCTGTTGTTCGGTTACAGTCCATCGCAATTCATTATTACAGGTCATTACACCTTCACTTCGGGTGTCTTCCCTGTATGGTTCCTCCTTATACTTGCACCTACGCTTGAGGAACTTGCATGGCATGGTTATGGAACAGACAGTCTCCGTTCTCGAATGAGTCTCTTCAAAACATCTATGCTGTTTGCAGCTTATTGGGCAGTTTGGCATTTTCCCCTTGCAGGTATTAAGGGTTATTATCACGCTAATGTGGTGAGTGAGGGCTGGCTTTATTGTCTGAACTTCATCGTTAGTATTTTCCCTTTTGTTATCTTGATGAATTGGCTTTATTATAAAACCAACCGAAATATTCTCGTAGCTATTATCTTTCACATTACGGCAGGTTATTTCAATGAAATATTTGCAACTCACCCTGATAGCAAGTGTATACAGACGGTATTACTGCTTATAGTGTCTGTTATCATTGTGGTTAAAGAGCGTCGACTTTTCTTTAACCGAGCGTTGGAGTAG
- a CDS encoding DUF4840 domain-containing protein, producing the protein MILFVALIATLSFSSCLNDDYDEQAKRNRPTVEELKAASHTIQGLYHGKLSRYGLNEREQLERKDSVNTTWEIKDDTTLIIKNIPTKMLTASIIDTDLKQAIEALPNQEIKCAISVFNVKPILFYIAPYRLDLGKITYGGKTHDVAVAFLFKNNYTYGGYDADRKVVGARLLEAGMVVDGVFDKSVSKGVDYFFLASEPRV; encoded by the coding sequence TTGATTTTATTTGTTGCACTTATAGCAACATTGTCATTTTCTTCTTGTTTGAATGACGATTATGATGAACAGGCAAAACGTAACCGCCCAACAGTAGAAGAGTTGAAGGCTGCAAGCCATACTATTCAAGGTCTTTATCATGGTAAACTTTCGAGATATGGCCTAAACGAACGGGAACAACTTGAAAGAAAAGATTCTGTGAATACGACTTGGGAAATCAAAGATGACACAACACTTATTATCAAAAATATCCCAACTAAGATGTTGACGGCAAGTATTATTGATACTGACTTGAAGCAAGCTATTGAGGCTTTGCCAAATCAGGAAATCAAATGTGCTATTAGCGTATTCAACGTGAAACCAATCCTCTTTTATATTGCTCCTTATCGTTTGGATTTAGGCAAGATTACTTATGGGGGTAAAACTCATGATGTAGCTGTAGCTTTCCTTTTCAAGAATAATTATACCTATGGCGGTTATGATGCAGATCGTAAGGTGGTTGGTGCTCGCCTTTTAGAGGCAGGAATGGTTGTTGATGGTGTCTTCGACAAGTCTGTTAGTAAGGGTGTTGACTATTTCTTTCTTGCTTCTGAACCAAGAGTATAA